DNA from Bradyrhizobium diazoefficiens USDA 110:
CGCACATGCGGTGCCAGAAGACGCGCCGATCGGCGCGGAGCTGATCCTGCCGCAGTTTTGCGGTGAGGCCGCATCCTTGCTGGGTGGCGTAGCGTTTCCGCGCCATCCTGCGCTGTTGCCATTGCGGCAAGCGTGCCTGGTCAAGCTGGGGGCGGTGGCGATGTTGCCGAGCGGCCATCCGTTGCTACACTCCTGGGAAGCCTGGGGGACGTCGCCGACCACCGCATGCCCGGATGACGACGGCAGCATCGGCATCAGTCCGGCGGCCACCGCCGCGTGGCGTGCCCAGGCCGTGACACGGGGGAGCACGCCGCAGGTCGGGCGCGCCGATGCGTATCTGCAGATGGCATCGCGGGCGACGCGCAGCGGCATCGAAGGTGTCTTTCCCAACGTCTGGCCGATCAATGTGTTCGAGCCATGCTGGTCGCTGTACACCCTGCATCTGGCCGGGCTTTTCGCGCATCCCGCGCTCGCGGAGGCGGTTCGCGTGATCGTCGCGCAGCTCGACGCCCGTCTGGGCGTGCACGGTCTGGGCCCGGCCTTGCACTTCGCGGCTGATGCGGACGACACCGCCGTTGCGTTGTGCGTCCTGCACCTTGCAGGCCGTGACCCGGCGGTCGATGCGTTGCGCCATTTCGAAATCGGCGAGCTGTTCGTCACCTTCCCCGGCGAACGCAATGCCTCGGTGTCGACCAACATTCATGCCCTGCATGCGTTGCGACTGTTGGGAAAGCCCGCCGCGGGCGCCAGCGCGTACGTCGAGGCCAATCGCAACCCGCACGGTCTATGGGACAACGAAAAATGGCACGTTTCGTGGCTGTATCCCACCGCGCATGCGGTCGCTGCGCTGGCGCAAGGCAAGCCCCAGTGGCGAGATGAGCGCGCGCTGGCGGCGCTGCTGCAGGCGCAGCGCGACGACGGTGGCTGGGGCGCGGGTCGCGGGTCCACGTTCGAGGAAACCGCCTATGCGCTGTTTGCGTTGCACGTGATGGATGGGAGCGAAGAGGCGACAGGGCGCCGGCGCATCGCGCAGGTGGTGGCGCGTGCGCTGGAGTGGATGCTCGCCCGCCATGCGGCGCATGGATTGCCGCAGACGCCGCTGTGGATCGGCAAGGAACTGTATTGCCCCACTCGGGTCGTGCGCGTGGCCGAACTCGCCGGGTTGTGGCTGGCGCTTCGTTGGGGGCGGCGCGTCCTGGCCGAGGGGGCAGGAGCGGCGCCATGATCCAGACTGAACGCGCGGTGCAGCAGGTGCTGGAGTGGGGACGTTCCCTGACCGGATTCGCCGACGAGCATGCCGTGGAAGCGGTCAGGGGCGGCCAGTACATCCTGCAGCGCATCCACCCGAGCCTGCGCGGCACCAGCGCCCGCACCGGTCGCGATCCGCAGGACGAAACGCTGATAGTGACGTTCTATCGCGAACTGGCGCTGCTGTTCTGGCTCGACGATTGCAACGACCTTGGCCTGATCTCGCCGGAACAGCTCGCCGCGGTGGAGCAAGCGCTGGGGCAGGGCGTGCCGTGCGCGCTCCCCGGATTCGAGGGTTGCGCTGTGCTGCGCGCTTCGCTGGCCACGCTCGCCTACGATCGTCGCGATTATGCTCAGCTTCTCGACGATACCCGGTGCTACTCCGCGGCGCTGCGCGCCGGACACGCGCAGGCGGTAGCGGCGGAACGCTGGTCCTACGCTGAGTACCTGCACAACGGCATCGATTCGATCGCCTACGCGAACGTGTTCTGTTGCCTGTCCTTGCTGTGGGGGCTGGATATGGCGACCTTGCGCGCGCGTCCGGCGTTTCGCCAGGTCCTGCGGCTCATCTCCGCGATAGGGCGTCTGCAGAACGATCTGCATGGATGCGACAAGGACAGGTCGGCCGGCGAGGCCGACAACGCGGTGATCTTGCTGCTGCAGCGCTATCCAGCTATGCCTGTGGTGGAGTTCCTCAACGACGAGCTGGCCGGCCATACGCGCATGCTGCACCGGGTGATGGCGGAAGAACGCTTTCCCGCGCCGTGGGGACCATTGATCGAGGCCATGGCGGCCATCCGCGTGCAGTACTACCGGACCTCGACCAGCCGCTACCGCAGCGACGCTGTGAGGGGAGGCCAGCGCGCGCCGGCCTGAACGCGCAGGAGGCGGCGGCGTGCGCGCGCTGCCGTCGGCCCGATCCGACGCAACGCCGCCGCCCGATGGAGCGAGCATGAGCGACACCGCCCTGAGACTGCACGTCCACGACCAGTTCGCCAACGGCCGGCGCTTCCGCATTCTCAACATCGTCGACGACGTCACTAAGGAATACCTGGGCGCCATTCCGGAGACGTCAATCCGGGGCGGCGGGTGGCCCGCGAACTGAAGGAAATCGTTGAGCGACGCGGCAAGCCAGGAATGATCGCGTCCGACCATGGCACCGAGTTCACCTGCAACGCCATGCTGGCCTGGAGCAAGGACACGGTCATCGACTGGCACTTCATCGCGCCGGGAAAGCCGATGCAGAACGGCTTCATCGAGAGATTCATGTATAGACGGCCGCGCGGATGCAAGGGATTTCAGCAGCAATTTGGATATCGGTCGGGTGCGTTCATGTATACGGCCTATCATTGCGACCGATAGCATGGCCGCTCGCCCTGATGGAGATCGCGGATCGAGGCCTCATCAACGGGTCGCGCTTGTTGCGCTTAAAACTCTTCTGTCAATCGGCCCTTTAATTGCGGATTATTGTCAACTCTCTTTTTTTGAAGCCATTCGGCAAGACGGTAGCGCTCGACCTCCCCGTCGGCCCGATTCGGCGCGCGCCAATTGTGCACACAATCGGCGAGAAATGGGGGAGCGTGCTACGACCTGTTCACAGCCCTTTCTGTCGCGGGCCATGTCGCGCCGAGCAGCCGGGAGTTGTTGGCAATCGCTGGAATTATCGGGTAATTTTGCGCAACAGGCGCAACACGATGTCGACGAACAAATGCGGACTAAGTTATTGAAATAATTGGTGATCCCAGCAGAACAAGCACATCAGCCGGTATCAATGGCTTAGATTGGCAAACCGCCCGTTCGGGCAAGATTGATCCGCAAGCGCTTTTTCGCGCACTGGCAATCAAAAGCCGCCGGATGGTGGGCCAAAAATGCGAAGGGCCGCCTCGGCTAAGGCAGCCCCAGATCGCAATCAAAAGTCCAGTAGCCTGGAATTTAGCACCCAGTCTCCCGAGCCGCAATCCGGAACCGCCATGCAAGCTGCCTTCGCCGCTGCCCTGGCGCGGAAGATGGTGCGGCCGTGAGTGCAATTCTCGACAAGGACCGGACCCGGCGAAAGCTCCATCTGTTAACGCGCGCAAATGGCGATCTACGCCTTACCGATCAAGACTTCCGGGTGCTTTGGTATATCGCCGATGCGATCGATCACGAGACCGATCTAGCCCGCCGCAAGCAGGCCACCATCGCTAAAGATCTTGGGAAGAAGGGCGTCCGCGGCGTGCAGTTGAGCCTCGGACGGTTAGCCGAGTTCGGCTACCTCAAGTTCGAGGTCAAGGAAGGCGGGACCTACGTCAATGCCTATCGCCTTCTTCTCGAAGAGGCGAATGTGGGTTCGCCTTCTTCTGACCAGAAGGCGAACAATGGTGAGCCTTTGGATGACCAGAAGGCGAACGTCGGTGCGCTTTCTGCCGGTGCAGTCCCCAAAAAGGCGAACGAGCGTGACGAAAAAGGCGAACCGTCATTCGTACATGATCCCTTATCTGTCCCTGAAGTAGCTGCAGCCGCGCGCAATGACTACGAATTCTATGCGGCGGGGGCGATGCATTGCACTAACTAACCCCCATGCGGCTCGTAGTACGCCCGCATCGCCTTCAGATGCTCTGCCTGCTGGCGGGAGTAGTGCCGGATCGAACGAAGCTCGCCCACCAGTAGGCCTACTATCAACCAGAAGGCAGTAGCCACTAGTGCCCCGAGCGCGACTTCAGAGACGCCTTTATGCTTCATCGTCGTGCTCAAGATAGCCCTCGATAAGGCGATCCAGGTCAATCTTTCTAATCGACGCCGCGATCAATCGGTCCACCTTCATATCTATTGGGGCTTTCCACAGAACTCAATCAGATAATTGATTAGAGCTCCCCCAACTCCTGCGGTCTGAAGGTTAGGACGGGTCGAAGCAAATGCGCGAACATTGTCTGCGAGCTGGACGTTTGTCATTTTGCTCTTCGAAATGCAATTGATAATGCGTGCCTGCCTTGGCATCTTGCTCGTCAGAGGCAACGCTAATCAGCGCGTCGTAGAAACCGGCCATGTAGGCAGCGCGGATCTGCGCAGGTAACGACTCCCATCGGAAGTAAGTGAAGTAAACGGCATTCGCAGGCGCGGTGATCACAAGCGGAGCCGCTACCAATATGATTCTAATCAAATCTGCCTCGTGATGCCGTGGATTAACAACTGATCGCCGTTGCGTCGCCCCGACTCGGGCGAAGATCATCCGCCCAGCAGACGTGCGCCTCAGTTTTCGCGGGGGTGGATCGGATAGTTGGGTCAAGCTCCGGTGCAGCACTCGTTCACAAACTCTGAGGCTAGCCCACCGTTACGGCATCCGCAGCAAGCAGGTCATCGATCAGCTCGGCAAAGCCCTCTCGTACAAGAAAGCGCCGGCTAAATGCCAGGCGCTGATGGTAGGGAATTAGATATCGATCGAAGCGGTCAGATTGAAGTTGGCGTGCCTCGCGCGCCAGCTCGTCCGTTTCAGGTAGGCCTTGTTCCTTGATTGCGACCAGGAGGTCCTTAAGGTCGGCCGCAGATGTTTTTTCGACAAAGACGGCAAAGTTTTCGATCGAAGCCTTTGCGCCCTCTCGACGTAAAGCCAGCACCATTGTCTGAGCGAGGCGTGCACCTGACCAAGGAAATACAATGACGTCCTGACCGTATTGCAGAAAGCGGTGCCTATCGAGATGGTATCCGCCTCGTCGACCCGCTCGTTGGAGAAGAATCGATAGGCGGCCTTCGTGTTGGCCCAATCCTGACAAACCAACGGGATGCTTTGACCCATGTCGCTCCCGATTTGTGCGAGCAATTTGCAGAACCGGCGACCAAGCCGCTCATCCTTAAACTCGCATCCCGCAACTTCCCGATCAACCCACGTCTCGATACCGGTCGTCAATCGCTGAGCACGCGCCACCGCGCGTTCCTTCACCAAGCCCATCGAGCACCCCGCACTTCCGAATCAGGTGCTCAACAACGAATCACAACAGATTCTACTGATTCAAGATTTCGGCCGCGGCCCCCCGCTCAAATCCGACGTCAAATGTGGGTAATTGAAAGATCTCTTTGCCGCTTACAATGCGCGCGCGGCCAAGCCGAGAATCTGATCAAGCTGCATATGACGCAGCTCGCCTCCGACCGCACCAGCTGCCGTTCGGCGCTCGCCAACCAGGTCCGTCTCGCGCTCCATACGGCCGCTTATTGGCTGATGCTGACCGTGCGCGAGGCGATTCCCAAAGTCCGGGAATTGGCCGCTGCCGAGTTCGCGACGCTGCGTCTTCGTCTCTTGAAAATCGCTGCCCGTGTGGTCGAGACCACGAGCCGCATTCGCCTTGCGTTTGCCGCGGCATGTCCCGAGCCGACCTGATCCGCCGTTTGCCAGGCGCGCTGCTGCCGCTCGGTCCTTGACCGGCGGGGCGTCCGCCCCCCGTTCACCCACCCCATCCCTCAAGCGCGTTGCAAAGTACGGGTCGTCAGGCGGTGAAAAGCCGAAGGCAATCCTGTGCGCCTCGCCAGACAAGATGTGCGGCCGCATCAATCGGGCCCAAAAGCCGCCCTCTGACGAATAGGCCGGGCTAGCAGTTGACGGTGCTCAGACCGTGTAGCGGCACACGGTATATGCATGTATATGCATGTATATGCATGTATATGTAAAGAAATGCGACAGATGCGTTAATAGAATTGCAGAATCCTACATGTCGAACGCGATGCTCAAATCCAGCTGCGCCACCCCGAATTTACCGCCCCCCAACGCCTTTCCCGAAGACCCCGGGTCGCTGGCTGCCAAAGAGGTCGCGCGACTGAGCATTCTTGACGGCATGCGGGGAATTGCTGCCATCTGTGTCGCCGTTTTACATTTTTATGAACCCTTTCAGTTCGGTCCTCAGAACCGGATTCCTCACGGTTATCTCGCTGTAGATTTTTTCTTTTGCTTGTCAGGGTATGTAATGGCATTTGCCTACGACCCTTCTCGCGTAGAATTGTCACCCACAGAACTTATTAAAAGGCGTCTGATACGACTGCATCCGCTCGTCGTAATTGGCTCCTTGTTGGGCTTCGTTGTGGTTGTAATCGGACGATTCTATGCGCCTATGGCTGCTGCGTTATTCAATTTTAGTGTCACGGAGTTTTTTATTCTCCTCACCTGCAGCGTACTTCTGTTGCCGCACTTATTTGTCCACGATCCCAGCTTTCCTATTTTTCCTTTTGTCGCTCCCGCCTGGTCATTGCTTTGCGAGTATGTGGCGAGCCTAACGTTTGCTCTTTGTCTGCGCCAACTATCGCTTCGATGGTTGCTAGCGATGCTCGCCTTCGCCGCGGTTGCAACGGCATACACGTGCTACGATTTCGGAAGCCTAAACGGCGGTTTCGACCGCAGAACCTTCTGGATTGGCTTTGTACGGGTAGGTTTTTCATTTATCGCGGGCGTTGTTGCTTGCCGTATTGGCAGGCAACCGCTGTTGCCAGGGGCAGCATATTACCTTCCGCTTATCATGCTTGCGACCTTTTTTTGGCCCTTCCTTTGGAAGCCCTACGATTTCCTGATCGTCACAATCGTATATCCGCTCCTTGTTTGGCTGGGCGCTAATGCAATCGGGAGTCCGTCGATCAACCGTTTTAGCGAGTTTATCGGAGATCTTTCATATCCGCTTTATATGACCCACTACGTTCCACTCATGCTATTGTTCGGCGGAACTTCGGCAGGTTGGGTTGCGCAGATCCATGCAGCGCTAGCGGTACCAAGCATGACTCTAGTTGCAATCGCTTTTAGCTTTCTTGTTAAGCGATATATCGACGAACCGATCCGTGCCACTTTGCGTCACAGATCATTTGAGCACCTCAAAGGCTAATGCAGGCACTGCCGCAGGTATGCACGGATGTGCTTATCCTGTTCTGCTCTCAGAAGCGCTTTCGCCCCCTCTGGCCTTCCAGCTTCAGGGTAATTAGCTAGGTATGAGATGTGGGTAATTGAAAGAGCTAACTCAGGCAGACCACATGTTTCCCATTCACAATATCTTCCCGAAAGAGATGGCGATAATCGGTAAGCGGCGTGTCTCCCGCACCTTGTTGCTGTTGAGCAGACCGGCAATATGCGTTCCGTCTTGAAGAGGACGGTTTGCATATATGATCGAGCGTGTTGTCGACGCATCGGAGCTACGGGTTCGGCGGCGCTGGGGTGGCGAGGTCAAGGGACGGATCGTCGCGGAATCCTTTGTTCCCGGCGCGGTCGTCTCGGACGTCGCGCGGCGCCACGGTCTATCGCCGCAGCATTTGTCGACCTGGCGCAAGGCGGTGCGCGACGGGTTGTTGACGTTGTCGGAACACACGGAGCCGGTGGCGACGAGGCCGGCTGGAGCGGTCGCGATCCAGGAAGCGAGTTCATCAAGCGGCGAGGCTTTTAGCTTGCTCGGCGCTCCACGCCCAGGGCATGAGTTCGTCCAGACGCGAGGCCGGCCAGAGGTTGACGAGTCTGGTGAGGACGTCGGTCAGATAGGCCTGCGGCTCCACGCCGCAGAGCTTGCAGGTCTCAATCAGCGAAGCGATGCAGGCCCAGTTCTCCGCGCCCTCATCATGCCCCGCGAACAGTGCGTTCTTGCGGTTGAGGATAAGAGGACGGATGCTTCGCTCGACAATATTTGTGTCGAGCTCGATGCGGCCGTCGTCAAGGAAGCGCATCAGGCCAACCCAGTGGTTCAAGGCGTAACGGATGTGCTCGGCGATTGTCGCTTTGCCCGAGACGCGGGTGAGTTGCTGCTCGAACCAGGCCTTGAGCGCCAGCACCAGCGGCTTGCTGCGCTCCTGGCGGATGGCACGACGCTCATCGGCGCTGCGGCCCCTGATCGTCTTCTCGATCGCATAGAGAGCGGCAATACGCTCGAGCGCTTCGCTCGCGATCGGGGCAGGACCGTCCTGGACAACGTCGAAGAAGCGCCGCCGCAGATGAGCCCAGCAGAAGGCGAGCGTGATCGCCGCGTCAGGCGCGGTGTCGGCAATGGTCTTGTAGACGGTGTAGCCGTCGCATTGCACGATGCCGCGATAACCGTCGAGCAGCTTGAGCGCGTGGACGGCGCCGCGACCAGGCGCATAAGTGTAGGCCACTGCCGGCGGATCGGCCCCGCCCCACGGCCGATCGTCGCGCGCGATCGCCCAGAAGAAGCCTTTCTTGGTGCGGCCGCGGCCGGGATCGAGCACAGGCGCTGTGGTCTCGTCCACCGCGATCTTGTTCGCGGTCAAAATGATCTCGCGCAGCCTGAGCCAGAGCGGACGAAGCTCTGCGCCTGCATAGCCCACCCAGAACGCCAAAACCGAGCGCTTGATGTCGATACCCTGCGCCAGCAGCATCTGAGCCTGCCGATACAGCGGCAGGTGCCAGGCAAATTTGGCGACCAGAACATGGGCGACCATCGCCTCGGTCGGCAAGCCGCCCTTGATCAGCCGCTCTGGTGCCGGCGCCTGAACCACGCCATCCGTGCAGGCCCGACAGGCATATTTGGGACGATGGGTGACGATCACGCGGAACTGCGCCGGGACGACGTCGAGCCGCCGTGAGGTCTCCTCACCGATCACATGCAGAGGCGTGCGGCAGCACGGACAGTTGGTATCCTCCGGGGCAATCGTGACGTCGATATGCGGCAGATGGGCCGGAAGCGCACCACGGCTGGCGCGGCGCCGTTCAGCACGCTGGCGTGCGCCTGCCGTGTCCTTCCTGTCCTGGACCGCTTCATCGCCGGCAATGGCCTGCTCGATGTCCTCGATCGCCAGTTGCAACTGCTCAGGGTCGAGCTTCTCCGAGCGGCGACCGAACTGCGCGCGTTGCAGCTGGCGCAAGAGATGCTGAAGGCGATCCATTTGCGACAGCGCCTGATCGCGTTCGATGATCGCCGCGTCGCACTTTGCGATCGCCGCGTCGCGCTCCGCGCGTGCCGCCGCAACCAGCGCCTGCAGCGCCTCGATATCGGTCGGAAGTTGATCCGTGGTCTCGCTCACGCCCGGTACTCAAGCTGATTCGCGGGCCCTTGTGGAAGACTGCAGCCGACATGATTCAATTGGTCACAGGGTTCACGACGTTGCGCTCGGCTGACCAATGTCGCGGGCATGCAGGCGCGACCAATCCAGGCCGTCCATCAGCGCGGCGAGCTGTGAGGCAGACAAACGCATCACGCCATCGCTGATCGGCGGCCAGCGGAACGCGCTATGCTCCAGCCGCTTCCACAGCAGCACGAGCCCGGACCCGTCCCAGGCAAAAATCTTCAAACGGTCCGCTCGCTTTGAACGGAAGACGAAAATCGTTCCCGCGAACGGATCATGGTGGAGTTGCTCGCGCACCAGCGCGGCGAGACCATCGGCACCTTTACGAAAGTCGACCGGCCGCGTCGCGACCATGATCTTCACGCCCGCCGAAGCCGCGATCATGTCGTCGCCCTCACGGCCCGCAGCACATCGCGCAGCCAGGTCGGATCGACCCCCGCCGCTGCGCGAACTACCGCATCGCCAATCTCGATGCTGATCGTTATCCCGTTCCGCGTTGCCGCTTCCACGCACATCCCAGCGGGGCGAAGCTCCGACACCACCGGAACGAAGAGCGGTGCATCCTCCGCCGGCAAGCTCAGCAGACCGGCACGCGCGGCCTTGCGCCAAGCAAACAGGTGTTGCGGTGAGAGGTCGTGCCGGCGCGCCACCTCGGACACAACTGTGCCCGGCGCATATGACTCCGCCACGATCCGCCCCTTGACCACGGCGCTCCACCGCCGCCGACGCCCCGCTCCGACCTGGATATCCACCCGGCCCCGTGGCTCTGAAGCGTCAACTATATGGTCAACCATATATGCGAACCTTACTGTATATGACGGCTCGCATGTTGCCGATCAGCTCACGCCAAACAAGGTGTGGGAGACACACCGCTTACGATAATCGGCCGCACCCTGCTGAATTACGGCGAGCTTGAACTCGACCTGATGAATTGCATCCAGGTCGTCCGCCAATACGACATGAACTCCATCTTGAAGGCGTTTCAGGATTCGGGGAGAGAAGAGCCGCATTCAGATCGCGGACGCTCTGGGCCGCGTACCCGAGCAGACACACATGCGACCTAGACGGGACGTCAGCGTCTCAGTCGCATTCCCGCGAGCGCTCCGGCAAAAAGTACATTCAACTGGTGCCCGTGCAAATGCAGCCTACGCAGCGATCTTGTCTTCCTTGTCTGCGCCGCGCATGACGATCCTCAGGGCGTCGTTGGGCAGCGGGCGCTGCAGCGCCTTTGCCTCATCCCAGGGAGTGTGCATCCAGATGTCGCGCTCCTCCTCGGTGGTCAGGATCACGGGCATTGCTTTCGGATGGATCGGCTCGACGACCGCATTGGGTGACGTCGTCAGGAAGCCGTAGACAAGGTGGGGCCGGGGATCGGCTTCGACTTGGTGCCGCGGTCGCCTCTGAACTCGGTCCAGATGCCGCCGAAGCAGAACAGCGGCCGGCTCTCCTCGAGCGCGAACCAAACCACATCTTTCTTCTTCGTCTCGGGATTTGGCGGTACTGTCCAGAATCTTTCGCACTTTTGATCAGGCGACGGCTCCGGTTTCAGAGAGTTGTGGCTGATAGAGCGGTCGCATGTTCATGTAGCATTTGGTCGACCACGCCGTTCCGGCAATGTGCCGCAGCCGGGCCGCCGCCAAATTGAGACAGGATTGACCGTCGGGGAAGGCGCCGACGACACGGGTTCGTCGCCGGATCTCCTTCATGATGCGCTCGAGCGGATTGTTCGTTCGAATCTTCCGCCAATGGATGTCAGGAAAGGCATAGTAGGCGAGCGTCTCGTGAACCGCCTGCTCGACGAGATCAGCAGCTTTGGCCATACGGCTTGCCCGCAGATCCGCGATGACGGTCCTGGCTTTCTCGTCGGCCGCGGCGCGGCTCTCCTGGGCATGAATGGCCTTGAGCATGTGGCTCACCTCGTGGACCCGGGTCGACGGCACGTGGCTGAAGACATTGCGATAAAAATGCACCATGCAGCGTTGATAGCGGGCCTCCGGCAGATAATCCGCAACGCTTTCGACAAGACCTCGGCACGCATCCGAAACCACCAACTGCACGCCCTTGAGACCGCGATCGACGAGGTGCCGCAGAAACGATGACCAGCCGGATTTGTCCTCCTTGGCGCCTTCACAGATGCCGAGGATCTCCCGGAACCCCTCGGCATTGACCGCCGAGGCCACCAGCAGCGACACGTTGCGAACCTCACCAGCCCAGCTGCGCTTCATCACGATGCCGTCGAGGTAGAGATACGGATGCTCGCCTTCGATCCTGCGATTCCGCCACGCCTCGATCTTGGCATAGATCTTCTTGTTCAGGTTCGACACTGTGCTCGGGCTGACCCGGGTGCCCCACAGCGCCTCGGTGATGTCTTCGACCCGCCGAACCGAAATCCCGGCCAGATACATCTCGATCAGCGCCTCCTCGACCGAGCTCTCCCGCCTCCGGTAGCGCTCGATAATCGCCGTCTCGAAGGTTTGCCGACGTAGCTTCGGAACCTTCAGATTGACGTCGCCCGCCTTGGTCTGCAGCGTTCGCTCGTAGCTGCCTGCCCGCGTGTCCTGCCGGGCCGGGCTGCGCTCATACCGCCCAGCACCGCACAGCTGGTCCGCTTCGGCCTCCAGCATCGCGTTCAGTGTCTCCTCCACTGTCCCGCGGACCATCTCGCCCAGGTGATCTCGAATCCGGGCCTCATCAATTTGGATCACCTGACCCATGGCATTCCCATCGTTCATTCAAAGCTCCTTCATTCTAGAAGAAGCCGTCAATCCTGAAAGTGCGAAAGACTCTGTACGTTACCGAATGCAAAGCAGTTTTGAGATGGCGTGCAATCTTTTGACAAACATTTACGGGGCAATGCAATGAGTTCGAAAAACATCAGAATTTCATCGACATCGGTGACCAGACAGGAATGGCGTGCTGTCGACGCAGTCGTTAACACCAAGGGCAGAGATGCAACATCGTTTCATGCCGAACCGAGTGCCGCAGTAGTTACCGAACGCAGATTAGCAAGTCTGGGGCCTTCACAAAAATTACCGTCTCAATCGAGCCGGCCAATGTGTCGACGCGACAAGCGATCCGCCGGCTGAATGATGAACTGGAGGGGCGAGTCTCACCTTCGGATACGTTCGCATCCAAAACTGCATCCTGATCCGCGCTCATGCTTGGCCCATGCACTTTGCATATGAGACAACGGCGTTCTCGAGCACGGAGTTG
Protein-coding regions in this window:
- a CDS encoding transposase, coding for MAESYAPGTVVSEVARRHDLSPQHLFAWRKAARAGLLSLPAEDAPLFVPVVSELRPAGMCVEAATRNGITISIEIGDAVVRAAAGVDPTWLRDVLRAVRATT
- a CDS encoding IS256 family transposase, whose amino-acid sequence is MGQVIQIDEARIRDHLGEMVRGTVEETLNAMLEAEADQLCGAGRYERSPARQDTRAGSYERTLQTKAGDVNLKVPKLRRQTFETAIIERYRRRESSVEEALIEMYLAGISVRRVEDITEALWGTRVSPSTVSNLNKKIYAKIEAWRNRRIEGEHPYLYLDGIVMKRSWAGEVRNVSLLVASAVNAEGFREILGICEGAKEDKSGWSSFLRHLVDRGLKGVQLVVSDACRGLVESVADYLPEARYQRCMVHFYRNVFSHVPSTRVHEVSHMLKAIHAQESRAAADEKARTVIADLRASRMAKAADLVEQAVHETLAYYAFPDIHWRKIRTNNPLERIMKEIRRRTRVVGAFPDGQSCLNLAAARLRHIAGTAWSTKCYMNMRPLYQPQLSETGAVA
- a CDS encoding helix-turn-helix domain-containing protein; the encoded protein is MSAILDKDRTRRKLHLLTRANGDLRLTDQDFRVLWYIADAIDHETDLARRKQATIAKDLGKKGVRGVQLSLGRLAEFGYLKFEVKEGGTYVNAYRLLLEEANVGSPSSDQKANNGEPLDDQKANVGALSAGAVPKKANERDEKGEPSFVHDPLSVPEVAAAARNDYEFYAAGAMHCTN
- a CDS encoding terpene synthase family protein, coding for MIQTERAVQQVLEWGRSLTGFADEHAVEAVRGGQYILQRIHPSLRGTSARTGRDPQDETLIVTFYRELALLFWLDDCNDLGLISPEQLAAVEQALGQGVPCALPGFEGCAVLRASLATLAYDRRDYAQLLDDTRCYSAALRAGHAQAVAAERWSYAEYLHNGIDSIAYANVFCCLSLLWGLDMATLRARPAFRQVLRLISAIGRLQNDLHGCDKDRSAGEADNAVILLLQRYPAMPVVEFLNDELAGHTRMLHRVMAEERFPAPWGPLIEAMAAIRVQYYRTSTSRYRSDAVRGGQRAPA
- a CDS encoding acyltransferase family protein, producing the protein MSNAMLKSSCATPNLPPPNAFPEDPGSLAAKEVARLSILDGMRGIAAICVAVLHFYEPFQFGPQNRIPHGYLAVDFFFCLSGYVMAFAYDPSRVELSPTELIKRRLIRLHPLVVIGSLLGFVVVVIGRFYAPMAAALFNFSVTEFFILLTCSVLLLPHLFVHDPSFPIFPFVAPAWSLLCEYVASLTFALCLRQLSLRWLLAMLAFAAVATAYTCYDFGSLNGGFDRRTFWIGFVRVGFSFIAGVVACRIGRQPLLPGAAYYLPLIMLATFFWPFLWKPYDFLIVTIVYPLLVWLGANAIGSPSINRFSEFIGDLSYPLYMTHYVPLMLLFGGTSAGWVAQIHAALAVPSMTLVAIAFSFLVKRYIDEPIRATLRHRSFEHLKG
- a CDS encoding IS66-like element ISBj7 family transposase, with the protein product MSETTDQLPTDIEALQALVAAARAERDAAIAKCDAAIIERDQALSQMDRLQHLLRQLQRAQFGRRSEKLDPEQLQLAIEDIEQAIAGDEAVQDRKDTAGARQRAERRRASRGALPAHLPHIDVTIAPEDTNCPCCRTPLHVIGEETSRRLDVVPAQFRVIVTHRPKYACRACTDGVVQAPAPERLIKGGLPTEAMVAHVLVAKFAWHLPLYRQAQMLLAQGIDIKRSVLAFWVGYAGAELRPLWLRLREIILTANKIAVDETTAPVLDPGRGRTKKGFFWAIARDDRPWGGADPPAVAYTYAPGRGAVHALKLLDGYRGIVQCDGYTVYKTIADTAPDAAITLAFCWAHLRRRFFDVVQDGPAPIASEALERIAALYAIEKTIRGRSADERRAIRQERSKPLVLALKAWFEQQLTRVSGKATIAEHIRYALNHWVGLMRFLDDGRIELDTNIVERSIRPLILNRKNALFAGHDEGAENWACIASLIETCKLCGVEPQAYLTDVLTRLVNLWPASRLDELMPWAWSAEQAKSLAA
- the tnpB gene encoding IS66 family insertion sequence element accessory protein TnpB (TnpB, as the term is used for proteins encoded by IS66 family insertion elements, is considered an accessory protein, since TnpC, encoded by a neighboring gene, is a DDE family transposase.) produces the protein MIAASAGVKIMVATRPVDFRKGADGLAALVREQLHHDPFAGTIFVFRSKRADRLKIFAWDGSGLVLLWKRLEHSAFRWPPISDGVMRLSASQLAALMDGLDWSRLHARDIGQPSATS